The Methylomusa anaerophila genome has a segment encoding these proteins:
- a CDS encoding efflux RND transporter periplasmic adaptor subunit: MKSRSIGSKKFFVIVGIVIVCLGTFATVQTFRKQTAPPAAAAGKQQTTVSVVGVSRTDLVKQISLSGQTIPEAQVDVAAKYQGRVTAVEVSLGQQVTAGDVLIVQDTGDAEISVMQNRAAYQQASADAVTNEVSFQSNYTKAQADYQHAKTTYERYKALYNIGGVSKEQLDDTEQQLSDAQASLDALANQMNAGPVPSAILSARAAAQKAAQSVNAVEKQRDDLILRAPRSGIIGFRQVEVGSIVQAGQKLLSIVDNSQIYIDCQVSEQDLSALSLGMNVDVHIQSLSRTYPGRIIYISPANDSQSQSFSLRIALSDAGPEVRSGMFARTAIKAVLRANVLVVSKDAVLQKNGKDFVYVVDAKNVVEERVVQVGAKGDDSVEIISGLNEGEQIAVTNLARLRSGMTVVPSSPDNRGEEK; this comes from the coding sequence ATGAAAAGCCGATCGATAGGCAGCAAGAAATTTTTCGTTATTGTCGGCATTGTAATTGTGTGTCTCGGCACTTTTGCCACCGTTCAAACGTTCCGCAAGCAGACCGCCCCGCCGGCAGCAGCGGCCGGTAAACAACAGACTACGGTAAGTGTCGTCGGCGTTTCCCGAACCGATCTTGTAAAGCAAATCTCCTTGTCAGGTCAAACTATTCCCGAAGCGCAGGTTGATGTCGCTGCCAAATACCAAGGCCGGGTAACTGCGGTTGAGGTCAGTTTGGGCCAGCAGGTCACTGCCGGCGATGTGCTTATTGTCCAGGATACCGGTGATGCCGAAATTTCCGTTATGCAAAACAGGGCAGCGTATCAACAGGCATCTGCCGACGCCGTTACCAATGAGGTTTCCTTTCAGTCCAATTACACGAAAGCCCAGGCCGACTATCAGCATGCGAAAACAACTTATGAAAGATATAAAGCCCTTTACAACATAGGGGGAGTTTCCAAAGAGCAGCTGGATGACACCGAACAGCAATTATCCGACGCGCAAGCGTCGCTGGATGCTTTGGCTAACCAAATGAATGCCGGCCCGGTTCCTTCGGCTATTCTATCCGCCAGAGCCGCCGCCCAAAAAGCGGCCCAGAGTGTAAACGCCGTGGAAAAACAGCGGGACGACCTTATTCTCCGGGCGCCCAGAAGCGGCATCATCGGCTTTCGCCAGGTGGAAGTGGGCAGCATCGTCCAGGCGGGACAAAAACTGCTTAGTATCGTCGACAACAGTCAGATCTACATAGATTGCCAGGTATCGGAACAAGATTTATCCGCTCTCAGCCTGGGAATGAATGTGGATGTTCATATTCAATCCTTAAGCCGGACTTACCCTGGCCGGATTATTTATATCAGTCCGGCCAACGATTCCCAGAGTCAAAGCTTCTCGCTGCGTATCGCCCTCTCCGATGCCGGCCCGGAAGTGAGAAGCGGCATGTTTGCCCGGACCGCAATCAAAGCCGTGCTTCGCGCCAATGTTTTAGTTGTTTCCAAAGATGCTGTACTGCAAAAGAATGGTAAAGATTTTGTCTATGTTGTCGACGCCAAAAATGTTGTTGAAGAACGCGTTGTGCAAGTTGGGGCAAAAGGTGATGACAGTGTGGAAATAATCAGCGGCCTTAACGAGGGCGAACAAATTGCCGTTACCAACCTGGCGCGGTTACGCTCCGGCATGACGGTTGTCCCCAGCTCCCCGGACAACAGGGGTGAAGAAAAGTGA
- a CDS encoding MarR family winged helix-turn-helix transcriptional regulator, whose amino-acid sequence MHRTGQFFFDKHFEEWGIGSGHFSFLLCLYRQEGISQDVISKRLHVDKATTARAIAKLETLGYIIREEDPTDRRAYLIKLTPQGKQLEPKIKDVLKAWAGLITEDLSPEEQDLAYQLLSNMAEKALAVKKLCYGPKADNNA is encoded by the coding sequence TTGCATCGCACCGGGCAGTTTTTCTTCGATAAGCATTTCGAGGAATGGGGAATCGGCAGCGGACACTTCTCCTTTCTCCTCTGTCTTTACCGGCAGGAAGGCATCAGCCAGGACGTGATAAGCAAACGCCTGCATGTGGATAAGGCAACAACGGCGCGGGCTATTGCCAAACTTGAAACGCTGGGCTACATCATTCGCGAAGAAGATCCCACCGACCGGCGAGCGTATCTTATTAAACTTACCCCGCAAGGCAAACAACTGGAACCTAAAATCAAAGATGTCCTAAAAGCATGGGCTGGCCTCATCACCGAGGATTTAAGCCCGGAAGAACAAGACTTGGCCTACCAGTTATTAAGTAATATGGCTGAAAAAGCACTGGCAGTCAAGAAACTCTGCTACGGGCCTAAGGCCGATAATAATGCATAA
- a CDS encoding pyridoxamine kinase, whose product MNPKVPRVAAVHDISCFGRCSLTVIMPILSCLGIQVCPLPTAILSTHLGGFKNVAFCDFTDRMPEFFHHWQQEGLAFDCIYSGFLASEEQIDVVSRFIDMFAGNNPLVLVDPVMGDEGKLYSVYTPKMQAHMQTLVRKADIITPNYTEACFLLGERYQDDRPDVDKLKQWLVRLADFGPAKVVMTGIPFVGEKIANMAYDRLEHSFYEVSSEYIRGQYPGTGDVFASVLAGSLLNGFSLPAAMKRAADFVALGIRTTFAAGTPAREGILLERALPWLCRNI is encoded by the coding sequence ATGAACCCAAAGGTGCCGCGGGTAGCCGCCGTTCATGATATATCTTGCTTTGGCCGCTGTTCGCTAACGGTAATTATGCCAATACTTTCCTGCCTGGGAATCCAGGTGTGCCCACTGCCTACCGCTATCCTCAGCACCCACCTAGGCGGGTTTAAAAATGTTGCGTTTTGTGATTTTACCGACCGTATGCCGGAATTTTTTCATCACTGGCAACAGGAAGGTCTGGCCTTCGATTGTATTTACAGCGGTTTTTTGGCTTCCGAGGAACAAATCGATGTAGTATCCCGGTTTATCGATATGTTCGCGGGAAATAACCCCCTGGTCCTGGTCGATCCGGTGATGGGGGATGAAGGAAAACTCTATTCGGTATACACGCCCAAGATGCAAGCGCACATGCAAACGCTGGTGCGAAAAGCGGACATTATTACTCCTAACTATACCGAAGCCTGCTTTTTGTTGGGGGAACGGTATCAGGACGATAGGCCGGATGTGGACAAACTAAAACAATGGCTTGTCAGGCTAGCCGATTTCGGACCAGCGAAAGTGGTTATGACAGGAATACCTTTTGTCGGAGAAAAAATTGCCAATATGGCCTATGACCGCCTGGAACATAGTTTCTATGAGGTTAGCAGTGAATATATCAGAGGACAGTATCCCGGTACGGGAGATGTATTCGCCAGTGTACTGGCCGGTTCTTTGCTGAATGGGTTTAGCCTGCCGGCGGCTATGAAACGGGCCGCCGATTTTGTTGCCCTGGGAATCAGAACAACTTTTGCGGCCGGTACTCCTGCCAGGGAAGGCATATTGCTGGAGAGGGCGCTGCCCTGGTTATGCCGGAATATATAA